The Paraburkholderia sp. FT54 sequence ACTACGGCTCCAAGCCTGGACAGCATGTCCCCCGCTAACGGTGCGGTCGGCATCAGCGGCAATATGGACACGATGGTGTTCAATGAGTCGGTTATCGCTGGCACCGGCAATATCGAAATTTCGGGTGGTTCGGATTCCCGTCAGATCGACGTGAACGACGCATCGCAGGTTCGGTTCAACGGTACGAAGATGCTTGTGACGCTGAAGTCGAATCTTCAGCTCAACACCAAGTACACGGTGACTTTGAGCAAGGGCGTTGTTACTGACCTGTATGGCAATCCTGCCCCGCAAGTCACACAGACGTTCACGACCGGAGCGGGTGGCAATCAAATGCCGTCGATCATGATCACGGAAGTGAACTCGAATGCACTTGGCCCTCTCCCCACGGACAATCCGACCAAGCCTAGCAAGCAGGACTTTTTCGAACTGTATAACTATGGCTCGAATCCTGTTGACCTGACTGGTTGGGTCTGGGGTGACAATCATGCATCGGCAACGGATCTGAACAACACGGCTCCATTCCCCGCAGGTACGGTTATCCAACCGGGCGAACGCATCATCACCATGCCGGGTATTCCGGGCGTGAACGACAAGGCTTTCTACAAGTCGTGGAATGTCGCTCCGGACGTCCAGGTTCTGGCAATGGAGAACATGAACAATGATCCGGCAAACCTGATCGGTCTTGGAGGTGGTGACGCCGTAATCGTTTACGATGCCTCGGGCAAAGTTGCAGCGGCTCTGAACTATGGCCCTGCTCTGAGCGTAGCCCAGGGCGACGGTAGTACGGTCACCATTCCTTCAGTTCCGGGCTCGGATCCGACGTTGATTAAGGCGGCCAACCACGCGGGTTCGGTATTCCCGGGCACGGGCACCAAGGCCACGGACGGTCATTCAGCCGTGTGGGTTCCGACTTCGGGGACGGCCAATCCGATCTACCAATCGGCAGCGGTCGGTGACACTATTAGCAGCTATGCTGAACCGGGTGATGCTTCTGGCGGTTCGGTCGGTAGTCCCGGCAAGTAAAAACCGTAGCTTTGACAAAGCCCCTGACCAAAATGGCAGGGGCTTTGTCGTTTCATGGCGCATATTCACCGGCGAGACGGACCTGCAGACGCTGCCGCCGATTGATCCGTCCAGTCTGACGCGCTGGCGCAAGCTCCGGGTTTCACGCACCATCACCACCGTACCAGCGCATATCCCGCGTCTCATTCGAACGCTCACTCTCCAGCATCGCCGACAGGTGAGATGGCGGCATCCGAAGCCAGCGACCCTATTGACACGAAAGTCACAACGATGAGACCGGCGAAATGCCTGATTTTATGAATCATCCGCAGTGTCGACACGACGCGCGGTTCGAACATGACGCATCCGCCCCGACATCAATACTTGATGTCTCGGGCCGCCTGTCGCCCTCCCTGCTTGGTGTGACGCTTATCCTGCCGGCATTGCGAGTTGCTTTGCTGATTGGCGGCGCGGCAATCCTGCTTGTTGTGTCGCGCGCCCTGACGAGTATCTTGACGAACATCACGCCCGGCGCGGCGTTGTTGCGCTTGCTCCGTCGCCCATGACATTCCGGTCGAAGCCGTTAGAATCATTGCGATTACAAGGCCGGTGGATAGACGGTCCCATTTAGACATGGTGTGACCTCCGCTGGAGGGACTACAGACATCGCGGCGGTTCTCGCCGGTTGCAAAAAAAGACTGCTCCAAGCCGCGCACTTCTTTTGAACACGCAGCTATTGGCAGCTCGCATCTACAGCGCATCTGAGTGACGTTCGCCAACGACGACTCGCAATCACTGAGCAACAATTCAATGGGCCCAGTGTCATGACGATTCAACGCTTATTCCTTGCCTCGCGCTTCCTCTGGCAAACCTTCTTGGATTCCCTGTTCCGGCGGCAACGCGCGAATTCAAGGAGACACCTTATCCCATCCCGGCCCTGGATTGAACGACGTCATCGCCTCAGCCTTCTTCGCGCTGTCCCGACCGAGGTCGCGTTCATATACCTGCCCGTCATGGCTCACCGTGAAGCTCTTGATGCCTGTAGCGCCGTAACGGGCTGGCCACGCAATGACGGCAAAGCCACCGTATAGCCGACCATTCACCATGTAATCGTACGCGCCGCCTGGCGCATTGGGACCTTGGGCGCGGAGCAGCTTATAGTGATAGCCATAGTAGCCGGACTGCGCCGCATTGCGTGCGCCTGCACTCATGAAGGCTGGCCCAAGGGGGCTCGGTGCCTCGTCGGGGGCGGTGGTGGGCCAGTAGAGTCCGTCGTGCTTTCCCGGGCTACTTTCGAATTTGTCCGCATAGAGGTAGAGGTTCCTGCCGTCGTGATATGTCGACACGTATTCCCGTTGAGCATCGCAGATTGCAAGCATCGTCTGGATCACTGCGAGCTCGTTTCGTCCGATACGGCGAACACGCATTTCATCGGCGCCTGCGCGCATGTCGAATCGCCAGCCTTGTGACGTCTTTAAAAGCGGTATGGGAAGCGTCCAGCCTTCAGTGCCCACTGCGATCCGGGCGTCGTCGTTGTCGATCGGCTGAATCGAATGGGACGTCTGCCACTCGCTCAGGAACTTGTCCCGGATCTCCGCGCCCACAGGAGGAATCACCTGGCGGAAATCGGCACCGAGCAAAGCCCTCAGCTCTTGCTGGTCGTTGTTGGCCACGGCCGTTCCGAAGGCGTTCATGGCTGCTTCGGGTGTCTGGAAGAACTTCTGCGCGCTCATAGCCGGCATCGACGCAAGGCCGAAGGCCAGTAGAACAGTCACCCAGCTTCCGGACCTGGCGAGGGCGATCCTGATACGTGGTAGTCCCTTCATGGTCGTTCTCCTCAACGCCGCCCACCGCCGCCGCGGGCCCCGCCACCCCCGCGCGCGCCTCCACTAGCGGCACGGTTAATGCCCGAGGACTGCACGCTCGCCCGCCCGCGATTGTAGTCACGTTGGGCAGCAGCGCCTCCACCGACGCCCTGGAATGCCGTGTCGCGCCCACCGCCTGAGTAGCCGCCGCCCCTGGATCCGGCCTGGGCGCTCGTTGCACCGACGCGAGCGGGCGCCTGGGTGCGATTGTTCGTTGCCGCGCTTCGATTTGATGTCTGGGCGCGATTACCCGCCGCGACACCGGGGTTGGACGCTTGCGCGCGATTGCCGGCAGTGGCGTTGCGGTTTGCCGTTTGTGCACGGTTGCCGGCAGCGGAGTTGCGGTTGCCAGTTTGTGCGCGATTGCCGGCTGCACCGCCACGCTCGGACGTGTTGGCCCGATTGCCCAAACCTGCAGTATTCGCACCACCGCCACGGTTCGCAACATTCGCGTTATTCGCGCGTCCCGTGCGGTTGCCGGCTCCCGGGTTGCCAGTCGCGCTCCTGTCGGCCGGGCGGGTGCGCCCAGCAGTGGCGTCGGTGCGTCCGCGATAGTCACGTCGCGAGTCGGCTCCCTGTGCGCTCCGCGAGTACTTGTCGCGTGTTGCATTGTCACGATAGGCGACGCCTTGACGGTGCTGCGCGTCATGCTGCCACTTGCCGCCCTCCACCTTGGTGCGGTCGAAGTTGCGGTCGATGTTCGTGGCCCTGTTGACGTTGACGTTGACGTCGCCGTTGTTCCAGTTGCAATCGCTGAAGATCGCGCCGGCAGCGGCGATACCCAAACCCCACGCGAATCCGCTCGCGAGGGCAGCACCCGGGTAGTACGCCGGAGGTGGTGGCCAGTACGTCGGCGGGTAGGCCGGGGCGCTCCATCCGCCATAGACGGTCGTTGGATTGTAGGAGGGCACGTAGATGACCTGCGGGTCGGCCGGTTCGATGCGCACGATGGTCTGGGGCGTTGGGGCCGCTTGTCCACCTTGAACAGGTTGTCCACCTGGGCGCCCGGCTGGCGGCGCTTCGACTATCACCTTCTGCTGTGGGTTCGTTGTCAGGTTTCCAGCTTGTTGAGCGCGAACCCTCAATCGCTGCACGGCGGCAAGCACATCCTTTTCCTGGGCGAGGAATGCATCCCCGAGTCTCTGGGTCCAGTCGAGCTTGTCGTTCATCGGCAGCAGCACTTGAGGAAACGCGACCAGGGACTTCACGCTGACATCCCACTGCTGATCTTGCGCCGCTTTCACTGCAGCGTCGCCCTTGAGGTTCGCATGCTCCTTGATCCAGCGTGCGGCATGCACGACTTCGAGCGGATACGTCGACGCCATGAGGACCTGAGACAGCAGTGAATCGGGATAGAGTGCGATCGGCGCAACCAGCGCCTCGAGTTCCTCGGGAGGGTATTGCCGCGCCTGGGGCTGCGCTTCAGAAGCCGGAACTGCCGAGGCCGGTGCTGCCGAGGCCGGAAGTGGCGCTGCGGGTATCGCAGCCGCGGCTGGGGCAGACAGTTGGGCTGCCGCCGAGGCTGCCGGAGTCTGCTGATCCTGTTGCTTTTGACAGCCTATCAACAAACTGACGACGAGGCTGGCACTCAACAGTCGTGCAATCCATATCGTCATGGCAACTTCCCTGTTCGATTTGTGAGGCGGCGAATTGATCTCTATCGGAAGAGCGGTCAGCGTGGTGCGCGGCAGCCGGGTATTGAAATGCCGCTATACCGGCATGGCGTGGGTGCATGAGAAGGACTCGGCAATCGTCCCATCCCTGTATCCGTGCGGTTGCCTGCTCAGAATTAGCGCCGAATCTCGCCGTTTTCCATGCTCATCCTGGTGCTCCATAATCAGAGGGAGAGAAAGTCTCGGTGTGAACCCCAAGGTTAAATGCCTCCGTGCCCATTTTGCGTCTCCGGAATTGCGAGGGTGAGAAAACCCTTGCAGGTTTCGGCCGCGGCAAGCAGCCCTCCGTTCTAGATAGCGCACGGCAGTTTTCTTTGGGTACGTGAATACCGCTCCCGCACTCAAGCTTGTCGTGTCGAATAGCGTGCCCCGCGGAGCGTAAGAGTCGCACCGGGATGCATCTCGGACTCTTGCCCACGGACATGCCGGTCCTTCATGCGCAGAAAGCGGCTACGGCTGCGACCACCAGATTCGGCAGACACGCGCGAGACGGCACGGTGCAAATTAAAAATAGTTGTACTGACGCGTTACCACAATAGGACTTTGGCTTTATGAGCTGGTCGAAAAGTTGGCGCAGTCAACGATTGCAGAACTAGCGGTCTCGACTATCAGGGACGACTGTGGCATGAATCGTGCCAAGCCTATCTGGCCAGATCCGCGATTTGGGAACGCCAGTTCACCCAGGTCCTTGAAATCTCAACGGACCATGTGTCGCCGGTCGCCGACACGCAGAGGCCGGCACATGGACCATGTCGAGCCATTGTCCCCACCGCGAATGGACGGTTCCGTCGAGACGGTGCTTCAAGGCGCGCCGGAACAGGAGAGCGAAAGGTGTTCTGGAAGGCTGAAGGCTTGCCCGCGGTGCTCGTCGGCAGGATGGCCGTCGAAGAATTTGCGCCGCCTTTCACGCGATTCGACGCGTTCAAGCAGGTCCCTGATCTATAACAACAGAGGGCCGCATTTTCGATGTACAACTGGAATGTACGACGCAGTTGGCACCCGTACTGCATTCCCCGTCCGCGGTGGACTATGTTTGACGGGTGGTTGGTCATGGGAGAGTTCGATAATGGGCCTGTTGAACTGGCTGTTCCATCGCGAGCGAGTCCACGTTTCGCCGATGGATGCCGCGCGCATCGATGAAGCGGTCGAGCGCATACTCGCCATTCATCCGCGGCTGAAAATGGCGATCCGTTACCGGCATCGTCTGAAACGGCCCGTCGCGGCAACGCTTCACTATGCGGACCAGTTAATCGCCTCGCTACCCGCAACGCTCGAAGCGAATTCCGATGCGTGGTCCAGCAATCCTTGCCTGCGTGCATTCTTTGCGACGCCGGACGATATCGCGCGGGCATTCGGCCACTCCGACGAGGTGCGCGCCTTTTTCGAACGGAATCCCGACGCGGTGAATGTCTACGGCACGCTCGGAATGGCATTGACCGAGCGACATGTGCTCGGCGTTGTGCTGGATGGCGACACGGTCCGTCATGACGTCGCGCAGACTACCTTGTGCTTCAGTGATCATCGGGTGAGGATATGCGGGCGCACGGAGTTGGGTCTGCGGCAGGAGATCGTGCGCCGGTTGATCGATCAATTCGCGCTCGAAGGGCTCTCCCGGCTGGCGACCGATCGTGCGAAACTTCTTGCGCGAGGGCGCGAGTTGATGCAGGAGCGTGTCGATTTGCTGCATCGCCAAGGCACGGGGATTCGATCCGTCGTGGGCGGCGGCGCAACCGCCCAATCGGAAGAACTCACGCGCGTGCAGGCGCAGATGGCGGAAAACTCACAAAGTCTCGCCGCGCTCAGAGTTCCGACGGACATCATCGAACTCGGGCTCAAAGGCATATGCGAGGTATTTAGCAAGCCGTCCGAGTACGCCTACATCAAGAACCGGAAAATCCGCATCGACATGATGAATGTGGTCCAGGAGAGCAATGCGCAAGGCGGGCGCGAAATTGAATTTCACTTTGCGCGCATTCCCGGCCCCACACCTGAGACGCGCGCATTCGCGCTAGTACGCTTTAACCGCTCGGACCTGCCGCCAGGTGGATTGAATATCGACGCGGCAATGCGCGCCTTTTAAGATTGAAAGAAGCAGCGGAGGAGACCATGACCAGAGATTGATGCGCAGTTCGACTCAGCGCCATGCGCTGCCGACCTGAATATAGAACGCGTTCTGGTCTTTGCTGTGAGCGACGTCAATGCCGATGGACACGCCCAGCTTGCGAGCGATCAGATAACGGAACCCCGCCCCCACGCTTTGTATGTTTTGTGTCGCAGAAAAGCTCTGCGACCGTCCGTAAGCCTTACCCACACCAGTAAAGCCGAGCAGTGACCACCTGGGCGTCACGTCCCAGCGCAACTCCGCCTCGGTCGTGATCGCATTACGGTCCTGGTACCGTCCCTTCTGCACGCCCCGCAGATCAACGTATGGCTGCGCATAAAACGGAATGTCGCCTGTCGAAAATTTTGTGTCCACACGCAGGCCAAGGATCAGCGTATGCGACAGGGGTATCCAGGTGAAGCCACGTGCAGCGTATACGTTGTAATTTTGGGTGCCGCCGAATCCTGGGCGCGCGAACTGCGTCTCGAACTCCGCAAAACTGCCTGCGGCGGGATAGAAAATGTTGTCGCGTGAATCATAGTCCAGGATGAGGCTCCCAGCGGCGATCCGCTGGTTCTTCTGGAAGTTTCCCAGTTCAACTGGAACGCTGCCGCCCGTGAAGGTGGATGAAGAGTCGAAAAAGACATAACGCACACCGCCATACCAGCGGCTGTCCCCGATGCGCACGAGGAACTGCTGGAGCAACGCGGCACCCTGCAGGGTATAGGCCCTTGGCTGACCGGACGGACCAAAGTAGTCCAGATGAGCATCGACCTTCGCCAGCGCACCGAGGTAACGATACCGGTCTTTGTCCCAAGTGTGAAAGTGGCCGACGGCTGTCGCCCACGTACCGTTCGCGGTATAGAGGCCGCCCAGTGCAGTGACGTTCGGGGGCACTCGGTGTCCGCGATCGTCCGTAGGTTCAGAGTCCGTGCCGGTCAGTGGGCCGGAAAAGAACAGCAATCCGAGCCCCAAGCCATACCCGACGGCCGGTTCGGTGATCACAATGGGTACTGGCAGCGCGCCTTTGTGTTTGAGAAGGAAGTCGCTCATGTCCAGTCGCCCATCTTCGGGATCGGTGAAACTGAGCGGCTGTTCGTCAGCGCACGCGTTGCAGGACACCACTATCGCTGCCGTAAAAATGGCGGCAATCAGTCTCGCTAACAACGACACCGGATGACGACGCCTCATAAATGACCTCCTGCGCTGGGCCCAACAGCACACGATGGCAGCGGCAGATGGCGCACCATCCTCGTCAATGGAACTGCTGTTTTGTGGGTGAACCGGACGCCCGAAGGTCTCGCCAAGGAAGGTGCCGAACGACGCCTCATGACCACTGCCCTCCGGGCGGCCAAAGAGACATCTCCTCCACAACGCTGATCTCCCATAGCGTCCGAACGCTGATCTTATAGCGCGCCGCTACCGTGCCTAGCCAGCTTCCAAAGGCTTCTTCATAAAAGAGCCTCGGCGCAACCGGCCACGAGGGTGGCTTACTGCGTGATTCGGCAGACACGCTCGAGATGTCTTTGCCGTTCGACCTCTCGTCAGGCTAAAGCGCGGGGAACTAAATTTCCCACAAGGCTGCAGGCGCACGGCCGCCCCGACGGAGGCACCAAATGGGACGCGAAGAAGGAAATAAAATGTGGGAAATGCCGCAGATCTTGACGATCGAAGACGAACCGCGCCGTCGACCGCCAGGAAGTGGACGCATCCGCTCTCGGTTTTCCGCCGCGGGAACTCCTGCGCGCATTGGCAAGGCTCACGCCTCAGTGGTGAACGGGCCGCACCGGGGATCCCATTGGCCGAATCACTGCGGCCGATCGCGCCTTGATTCTTGCCGC is a genomic window containing:
- a CDS encoding BamA/TamA family outer membrane protein — its product is MRRRHPVSLLARLIAAIFTAAIVVSCNACADEQPLSFTDPEDGRLDMSDFLLKHKGALPVPIVITEPAVGYGLGLGLLFFSGPLTGTDSEPTDDRGHRVPPNVTALGGLYTANGTWATAVGHFHTWDKDRYRYLGALAKVDAHLDYFGPSGQPRAYTLQGAALLQQFLVRIGDSRWYGGVRYVFFDSSSTFTGGSVPVELGNFQKNQRIAAGSLILDYDSRDNIFYPAAGSFAEFETQFARPGFGGTQNYNVYAARGFTWIPLSHTLILGLRVDTKFSTGDIPFYAQPYVDLRGVQKGRYQDRNAITTEAELRWDVTPRWSLLGFTGVGKAYGRSQSFSATQNIQSVGAGFRYLIARKLGVSIGIDVAHSKDQNAFYIQVGSAWR
- a CDS encoding DUF3300 domain-containing protein; the protein is MPAAPLPASAAPASAVPASEAQPQARQYPPEELEALVAPIALYPDSLLSQVLMASTYPLEVVHAARWIKEHANLKGDAAVKAAQDQQWDVSVKSLVAFPQVLLPMNDKLDWTQRLGDAFLAQEKDVLAAVQRLRVRAQQAGNLTTNPQQKVIVEAPPAGRPGGQPVQGGQAAPTPQTIVRIEPADPQVIYVPSYNPTTVYGGWSAPAYPPTYWPPPPAYYPGAALASGFAWGLGIAAAGAIFSDCNWNNGDVNVNVNRATNIDRNFDRTKVEGGKWQHDAQHRQGVAYRDNATRDKYSRSAQGADSRRDYRGRTDATAGRTRPADRSATGNPGAGNRTGRANNANVANRGGGANTAGLGNRANTSERGGAAGNRAQTGNRNSAAGNRAQTANRNATAGNRAQASNPGVAAGNRAQTSNRSAATNNRTQAPARVGATSAQAGSRGGGYSGGGRDTAFQGVGGGAAAQRDYNRGRASVQSSGINRAASGGARGGGGARGGGGRR
- a CDS encoding DUF2950 domain-containing protein — its product is MKGLPRIRIALARSGSWVTVLLAFGLASMPAMSAQKFFQTPEAAMNAFGTAVANNDQQELRALLGADFRQVIPPVGAEIRDKFLSEWQTSHSIQPIDNDDARIAVGTEGWTLPIPLLKTSQGWRFDMRAGADEMRVRRIGRNELAVIQTMLAICDAQREYVSTYHDGRNLYLYADKFESSPGKHDGLYWPTTAPDEAPSPLGPAFMSAGARNAAQSGYYGYHYKLLRAQGPNAPGGAYDYMVNGRLYGGFAVIAWPARYGATGIKSFTVSHDGQVYERDLGRDSAKKAEAMTSFNPGPGWDKVSP